The Flavobacterium sp. CBA20B-1 genome includes the window ATTTATGAATTTGCTGTAAACCTTTAGTAGTACCAATTTCTATTTCATTAATAAATCCGCTATCAAATAAGCGAAACGCATTTTCTAAACTTGTTTTATCAATGTTTTTCATTCCTAAATAACAGGTTTTATTTACTCTACTTTATCCAACTCCACTTTTAAATTATCAATAATAAACTCTTGTCTATCAGGTGTGTTTTTGCCCATATAAAACTCCAATAATTTTTCTATAGACGAGGCTTTATCTAACATTACCGGTTCTAAACGAATATCTTGGCCAATAAAATTCACAAACTCATCGGGCGAAATTTCACCCAAACCTTTAAATCGGGTAATTTCGGGTTTTGGTTTTAATTCTTCAATAGCATCGATACGCTCTTGTTCTGAATAGCAATAGATGGTTTTCTTTTTATTGCGAACCCTAAAAAGCGGTGTTTGCAATATGTATAAATGCCCTTCTTTTATCAATTCTGGAAAAAATTGCAAGAAAAATGTAATCATTAACAATCGAATGTGCATACCATCCACATCGGCATCGGTTGCAAGCACAATATTGTTGTATCGCAAATTTTCATAATCTTCTTCAATGTTCAAAGCGGCTTGCAATAAATTAAACTCTTCGTTTTCATACACAATTTTTTTCGACATTCCGTAGGTGTTCAACGGTTTTCCTCGCAAACTAAAAACGGCTTGTGTGTTTACATCGCGCGATTTTGTGATGGAACCAGATGCTGAGTTTCCTTCTGTAATAAAAAGGGTACTTTCTAAACTTCTTGGGTTTTTGGCATCGGTTAAATGTATGCGGCAATCGCGCAGTTTTTTATTGTGTAGCGATGCTTTTTTTGCACGATCTTTTGCCAATTTACGAATACCCGAAAGTTCTTTGCGCTCGCGTTCTGCTTGAAGAATTTTTCGGAGCAATGCATCGGCGGTCTCTGGATTTTTATGTAAGAAATTGTCCAGATTTGTTTTTATAAAATCGTTGATGAAGGTACGAACAGTGGGCAAATCAGGTCCCATATCGGTTGATCCCAGTTTTGTTTTGGTTTGCGACTCAAAAACAGGTTCTTCTACTTTTACCGAAATAGCCGAAACAATGGATTTGCGAATATCCGATGCTTCAAAGTTTTTGTTGTAAAACTCTTTTATGGTGCGAACAATTGCTTCTTTAAATGCGGATAAGTGCGTGCCGCCTTGCGTGGTGTTTTGACCATTTACAAACGAATAGTATTCTTCGGAATACTGCGTTTTGCTGTGAGTTAAAGCAATTTCGATATCATTTCCGGTTAAATGAATAATCGGATAAATCATATCTTCTTCGGTGATTGTTTCTTGTAATAGATCTTTTAAACCGTTTTCGGAAACAAACTTTTCGCCATTGTAAATTATCGTTAATCCTTTATTCAGGTAACAATAATTTTTAAGCATTCGCACAATGTAATCATTGCGGAATTTATAGTTTTTAAAAATGGTGTCATCTGCTGTAAAAGTAACTTTTGTTCCTTTGCGTTTGGTGGTTTCAACCAAATCTTCTTCTAAAGTTAAATTTCCGGCACTGAATTCAGCTGCTTT containing:
- a CDS encoding DNA topoisomerase IV subunit B; translated protein: MQQESQYTEDNIRSLDWKEHIRTRPGMYIGKLGDGSSPDDGIYILIKEVLDNCIDEFVMGAGKTIEVTIKDRTVSVRDYGRGIPLGKVVEVVSRMNTGGKYDSKAFKKSVGLNGVGTKAVNALSSYFRVESVRDNQQKAAEFSAGNLTLEEDLVETTKRKGTKVTFTADDTIFKNYKFRNDYIVRMLKNYCYLNKGLTIIYNGEKFVSENGLKDLLQETITEEDMIYPIIHLTGNDIEIALTHSKTQYSEEYYSFVNGQNTTQGGTHLSAFKEAIVRTIKEFYNKNFEASDIRKSIVSAISVKVEEPVFESQTKTKLGSTDMGPDLPTVRTFINDFIKTNLDNFLHKNPETADALLRKILQAERERKELSGIRKLAKDRAKKASLHNKKLRDCRIHLTDAKNPRSLESTLFITEGNSASGSITKSRDVNTQAVFSLRGKPLNTYGMSKKIVYENEEFNLLQAALNIEEDYENLRYNNIVLATDADVDGMHIRLLMITFFLQFFPELIKEGHLYILQTPLFRVRNKKKTIYCYSEQERIDAIEELKPKPEITRFKGLGEISPDEFVNFIGQDIRLEPVMLDKASSIEKLLEFYMGKNTPDRQEFIIDNLKVELDKVE